TGAAGAGATCACTGGAAAGAGAGCGATAGCGGGGAGCCCCTTCTTGTGGAGAGCCTCAGCTTCGATGAGGAGCTGATCGATAGAGTAGCGGAAGACGTGGGGAAGCTTCTCGAGCTCTTCTTTGCGCTTATGTCCGGGCACGACGAATAGAGGTGCGACGAGGTCTGCAGGAGAGAGCGTCGTCTCTTGCACCATTGAGCGGATAGCATGGCTTCTGCGATTGCGTCTTGGTCTTTTCATAAGTCGGTCATGCTAGCACAGAAATAATTTTTTAGCGAAAAATCGCTTGATTGGGTGAAAAGAATCTGCCACTCTGAGATTCTTCTTCGGAACCGTAAATGGAGAGATGATCGTGATTGAAGACTATGAAGAGTTCACAGAGAGTCAGCTGAAAATTTTAAATCGCTATGTGACGAGCACGAAGAGCAACGTCTTCGTACTTCGCAATCTTCCTGAAGTAATCAAGGGCGCTCTCTTCTCTCGCTATTCGCGCTCGAGCTTAGGCCTTCGTTCGCTCTTATTAAAAGAATTTATTCTAAGCGAAGAGACGGCATTTGCAACCATCGCAGGTACGGCAGTGTCCCATGATGATGAAGAGAGAGAGGTCGAAGATCAGATTGTAGCGATCAAAAAGGCTCAAAATTTCTACGACAGAATTCTAGACGGCTATGGAGACGACTCGATTGGAGAGCTCGGCGGAGCACACCTTGCGATTGAAAACGTTTCTATGCTGGCGGCGAAGATCATCGAAGATTGCAGAATTGGGGGCTCTCCTCTTGAGAAATCTACACGCTATATCTACTTCGATCAGAAGCTAAATGGCGACTATCTCTTCTACCGCGAACCGGTTCTCATGACCTCCGCTTATCGAGATGTCTATCTCGACATGTGTAACAACCTTTTTGACACCTATTCGCGCCTGATTCCTCAGCTTACAGAGGTGATGGAGAAGCGCTTCCCAAAAGAGCTAGACGTTTCAAAAGTTGCTTATACAGCAGCCCTCCGAGCAAAAGTGCTCGACTGTCTACGTGGACTTCTGCCAGCAAGCGCGCTCACCAACATGGGAGTGTTTGGCAATGGCCGCTTCTTCGAAGGATTGATTCAGAAGCTCAACTGCAACAGTTTGGCTGAGATGCAGGATATTGGCAAAAAGACCTACTCCGAGCTCACAAAAGTCCTTCCCTCCTTTGTAAGACGCGGAGATGCAACACATAAGCACTACAAGAGTTTTGCCCAGTTTAACGAGAGGATGCAGACAGAGCTTAAAGCTCTGGCTGCTACACACGCTCAACCCGCTGGCAAGATGTCTGCTGCGGGCGTGCGCCTGATGAGCTACGATCCAGAGAGCCCTCAAAAAGTTGCCGCTGCTCTTCTATTTGGCAGCTCATCGGCTGGGCTTCTTGAACTACAAGAGCTTTGCAACACGCTTTCGGAAGAAGAGCTAGGGCGCATTCTAGACGCGGGCTGCTCTTTCAGGGAGAATAGAAGGCATAAATCTCCACGAGCTCTAGAGCATGCGACTTTCACCTTTGAGATTGTTGCCGATTTCGGAGTTTACAGAGATCTCCATAGGCATCGCATTCTCACTCAAGAGAGACAGCTTCTCTCGTGCGACTTTGGCTACTTCGTGCCGCAAGAGATCAGAGGCACAGAGATGGAGAAGGAGTACTGTGCGGCGCTTGATCGTGCAAAAAAAGTTTATGAAAAGATCGCTGCAGAACTTCCAGAGGAGGCCCAGTATGTGGTTCCTATGGCCTATAACATCCACTGGTACTTCCATGTGAACCTGCGCTCTCTGCAGTGGCTTTGCGAGCTGCGCTCTTCTCCAGCGGGCCACTCGACCTACCGCTATATCGCACAAGAGCTGGCTAAGCAGGTGACTACAGTCTTTCCGCAATTCGAGCGCTTTTTTAAATTTGTCGACTACGATGGATATGAGCTCGGAAGATTGGGTCAAGAGATTCGAACCGTTGAAAAGATGCAAGCAAGGCAGAGTGTATGAGTGAAAAGCCAGGCAGTATTCTCGGAGGAACGCTCCTCATTGGAGGTAGCTGTATCGGAGCTGGGATGCTTGGGCTTCCTATTCTCACTGGACTAGCAGGATTTTTCCCTTCTTTCTTGATGTTCATAGCGGCCTGGGCCTTCATGACCTTAACGGGACTGCTTCTCGTCGAGGTAAATGGCTGGTTCAAGACGCAGGTAAATCTCGTTTCCATGTTTGGCCACTCGCTTGGTCGGATTGGAAAAGCACTTAGCTGGGTGCTCTACCTCTTCCTATTTTATGCGCTGCTTGTAGCTTACATTTCGGGAAGCGGAGGCCTCTCGGCGACCTTCTTCCAGAAGTTTATGAGCTGGAATTTTCCCGCTTGGGCTTGCAGCCTCTTCTTCGTTCTGCTTTTCGGCTTCGTTGTCTACCAGGGGACGCGCCCGGTAGATCTCTGGAACCGAGTGCTGATGGTAGGTAAAATCTTGAGTTACATCGGCTTAGTGGTTCTGGGAATGCGCTTTGTTAAAGCCGATCTTTTGTTGCATACCGAGCCCTCGTATGCGCTATTTTCGCTGCCAATTTTGATCATCTCTTTCGGTTTTCATAACATGATTCCAAGCCTGACGGCTTATATGAAAGGGGATCTAAAACGCGTGCGGCTCACGATTTTAGGCGGAAGTCTTTTCGCCTTAGTCGTCTATCTCATTTGGGAGCTGATCGTTCTCGGAATCGTCCCTGTGGATGGCCCCTCCGGTATTGCTCAAAGTTATAAA
This Chlamydiales bacterium DNA region includes the following protein-coding sequences:
- a CDS encoding FAD-dependent thymidylate synthase, which gives rise to MIVIEDYEEFTESQLKILNRYVTSTKSNVFVLRNLPEVIKGALFSRYSRSSLGLRSLLLKEFILSEETAFATIAGTAVSHDDEEREVEDQIVAIKKAQNFYDRILDGYGDDSIGELGGAHLAIENVSMLAAKIIEDCRIGGSPLEKSTRYIYFDQKLNGDYLFYREPVLMTSAYRDVYLDMCNNLFDTYSRLIPQLTEVMEKRFPKELDVSKVAYTAALRAKVLDCLRGLLPASALTNMGVFGNGRFFEGLIQKLNCNSLAEMQDIGKKTYSELTKVLPSFVRRGDATHKHYKSFAQFNERMQTELKALAATHAQPAGKMSAAGVRLMSYDPESPQKVAAALLFGSSSAGLLELQELCNTLSEEELGRILDAGCSFRENRRHKSPRALEHATFTFEIVADFGVYRDLHRHRILTQERQLLSCDFGYFVPQEIRGTEMEKEYCAALDRAKKVYEKIAAELPEEAQYVVPMAYNIHWYFHVNLRSLQWLCELRSSPAGHSTYRYIAQELAKQVTTVFPQFERFFKFVDYDGYELGRLGQEIRTVEKMQARQSV
- a CDS encoding tyrosine transporter translates to MSEKPGSILGGTLLIGGSCIGAGMLGLPILTGLAGFFPSFLMFIAAWAFMTLTGLLLVEVNGWFKTQVNLVSMFGHSLGRIGKALSWVLYLFLFYALLVAYISGSGGLSATFFQKFMSWNFPAWACSLFFVLLFGFVVYQGTRPVDLWNRVLMVGKILSYIGLVVLGMRFVKADLLLHTEPSYALFSLPILIISFGFHNMIPSLTAYMKGDLKRVRLTILGGSLFALVVYLIWELIVLGIVPVDGPSGIAQSYKMDKEASQVVTSILGISWVSTFAQTLGFFAILTSFLAQALGLVHFLADGMNVSHEKKENGWLCALALGPPLLVALIYPNLFYKALNFAGGICAVLLFGILPVCMVWIGRYRKQTLGSYQVPGGKPLLIGIFLFSLLIMFVQISGMAGASYISKP